In Deinococcus gobiensis I-0, one genomic interval encodes:
- a CDS encoding EfeM/EfeO family lipoprotein produces the protein MNRMWMLVVALGGTGACAQAGAADLSGVKTYLDGRLGRMVQGTQALGTAADRYYELARAAKFDYRRLAAQPQAVRAALNAARAGWEKASPLYEDVEGIVAGVESLSRFDVILDAGTSAAEGGENVVPFDLKLPSGRVLARPGNLFGVNEGALWGTVKAYSSGVPFDLNGNGRIEFGEQLPDANVLKAAAAELGAQGRALQAAAQAWSPTREDVFGALIGNVPTVGPVFFEDWKTSPFVLGAKSTRKDFVAISRMSDLVGNVGSWQAMYRGLSADVKARNPALDGQIGAGLRDLSALAGRLVAREKTRRYTPEQAEALQKEAQNRATVVAGRITQAAALLGVKVQ, from the coding sequence ATGAACAGGATGTGGATGCTGGTGGTGGCCCTGGGGGGCACCGGAGCCTGCGCGCAGGCAGGCGCGGCCGACCTGAGCGGCGTCAAGACCTATCTGGACGGCCGGCTGGGCCGCATGGTGCAGGGCACGCAGGCCCTGGGGACCGCCGCCGACCGCTATTACGAACTGGCGCGCGCCGCGAAGTTCGACTACCGCAGACTGGCCGCGCAGCCCCAGGCCGTGCGCGCCGCCCTGAACGCCGCGCGCGCCGGCTGGGAAAAGGCCAGCCCGCTGTACGAGGATGTCGAGGGCATCGTGGCGGGGGTCGAGTCGCTCAGCCGCTTCGACGTGATCCTGGACGCCGGAACCAGCGCCGCCGAGGGGGGGGAGAATGTGGTGCCCTTCGACCTCAAGTTGCCCAGCGGCCGGGTCCTCGCCAGACCCGGCAACCTCTTCGGCGTGAACGAGGGCGCGCTGTGGGGCACGGTGAAGGCCTACAGCAGCGGCGTGCCCTTCGACCTGAACGGCAACGGCAGGATCGAGTTCGGCGAGCAGCTCCCCGACGCGAACGTGCTCAAGGCGGCGGCGGCCGAACTCGGCGCGCAGGGGCGCGCGCTTCAGGCGGCGGCCCAGGCCTGGTCGCCCACCCGCGAGGACGTATTCGGGGCGCTGATCGGCAACGTGCCCACCGTGGGGCCGGTGTTTTTCGAGGACTGGAAGACCAGTCCCTTCGTGCTGGGCGCGAAAAGCACCCGCAAGGACTTCGTGGCGATCTCGCGCATGTCCGATCTCGTGGGCAACGTCGGCTCCTGGCAGGCGATGTACCGGGGCCTGAGCGCCGACGTGAAGGCCCGCAATCCGGCGCTGGACGGCCAGATCGGGGCGGGGCTGCGCGACCTCTCGGCCCTGGCCGGGCGCCTCGTGGCCCGCGAGAAGACGCGGCGCTATACCCCCGAGCAGGCCGAAGCCTTGCAGAAGGAAGCCCAGAACCGCGCCACCGTGGTCGCCGGCCGCATCACCCAGGCGGCGGCCCTGCTGGGGGTGAAGGTCCAGTGA
- a CDS encoding PQQ-dependent sugar dehydrogenase: MRHPTLTALTAALLGVLPGTALAQSSPAPTARPIAPAEPPVSATVTRNEPTPLEYTADKLARLKVPAGFTISAMATGLGNARMLHVMPDGGIYLSRRAQGDVWYMKDTNNDGQISVGERRQVAQNMKAAHGMDVRDGKLYVVGEKTIWVMTMSKDGGLSVPRVFADGFPDAGQHPARDLAWGPDGYLYATFGSTNNDSPTQNPEEATMLRLTPDGKTREVYARGLRHTIGFGWHPVTGVLYGADQGSDWHGDNIPPEEINVIERGKNYGWPFCYGDKQPDPFVNVGNIPGKITKAAYCAGTQGSVLNYTAHAAAIAMNFYTGTAFPAEYRNDAFIAYRGSWNRNEPSGYEIARLVFGADNKPEKIEPFVTGFVYQDGGGWKQFGRVAGVATYTDGSLLFTDDQSGVLYRVRYTGGQ, from the coding sequence ATGCGACATCCCACCCTGACCGCCCTGACGGCGGCCCTTCTCGGCGTCTTGCCCGGAACGGCCCTCGCCCAGTCATCCCCCGCCCCCACCGCCCGGCCCATCGCACCCGCCGAGCCGCCCGTGAGCGCCACCGTGACCCGCAACGAGCCCACGCCGCTGGAGTACACGGCCGACAAGCTCGCCCGGTTGAAGGTACCGGCCGGCTTCACCATCAGCGCCATGGCGACCGGCCTGGGCAACGCGCGCATGCTGCACGTGATGCCCGACGGCGGCATCTATCTGTCGCGCCGCGCGCAGGGCGACGTGTGGTACATGAAAGACACGAACAACGACGGCCAGATCAGCGTCGGCGAGCGCCGGCAGGTCGCGCAGAACATGAAGGCCGCCCACGGCATGGACGTGCGGGACGGCAAGCTGTACGTGGTCGGAGAAAAGACCATCTGGGTGATGACGATGTCGAAGGACGGCGGCCTGAGCGTGCCGCGCGTGTTCGCCGACGGCTTCCCCGACGCGGGCCAGCACCCGGCGCGCGACCTCGCCTGGGGGCCGGACGGGTATCTGTACGCCACCTTCGGCTCGACCAACAACGACTCGCCCACCCAGAACCCCGAGGAGGCGACGATGCTGCGCCTCACGCCCGACGGCAAGACCCGCGAGGTCTATGCGCGCGGCCTGCGCCACACCATCGGCTTCGGCTGGCACCCGGTGACGGGCGTGCTGTACGGCGCCGATCAGGGCAGCGACTGGCACGGAGACAACATTCCGCCCGAGGAGATCAACGTGATCGAGCGGGGCAAGAACTACGGCTGGCCGTTTTGCTACGGCGACAAGCAGCCCGACCCCTTCGTGAACGTGGGCAACATCCCCGGCAAGATCACCAAGGCCGCCTACTGCGCGGGCACCCAGGGCAGCGTCCTGAACTACACCGCGCACGCCGCCGCCATCGCCATGAACTTCTACACCGGCACCGCTTTCCCGGCCGAGTACCGCAACGACGCCTTCATCGCCTACCGCGGCTCGTGGAACCGCAACGAACCCAGCGGCTACGAGATCGCCCGGCTGGTCTTTGGGGCAGACAACAAGCCCGAAAAGATCGAGCCGTTCGTGACCGGCTTCGTGTATCAGGATGGGGGCGGCTGGAAGCAGTTCGGGCGGGTGGCCGGCGTGGCGACCTACACCGACGGCAGCCTGCTGTTCACCGACGACCAGAGCGGCGTCCTGTACCGCGTGCGCTACACAGGAGGGCAATAA